GTGCTGGATCTCCTTGCGCTGGATGTCGCGCGCGGTGACGTCGTTGAAGCAGGTGAGGCCCCAGATGGCGCGCGCGGCGGTGGCCTCGTCGGCGTTCTTCAGGCGCTCACTGATGACCAGCGCCAGCTCCGCTTCGTAGTGCACCTCCTGGCTCGCCTTGGGGATGCGGATGGGCGAACCGGGGCCGTTGAGCGCGGTGGAGGGCTTGGTGAAGATGAGCGGCTCCGTGGGGATGGGCTTGCCCATCTCCTCCGCGTGCTTGCGGTAGTTCTGGCCGATGCAGACGACCTTCGACGCGTCCGAAGGCGTGAGCAGCGTGAGCCCCTGGAGCGAGCGGCGCAGGCCGGTCTCCTTGCCGCCGGCCCACGGCGCGGCGGTGAGCACCACCACCTCGTTGCCGTCGACGCGGCCGTAGCTGGCGCGGCCCTCGACCTGGAAGCGGCAATAACGGGCGGTCATGTCTTCCCCTGGAGGCCGAGCACGTCGGCCATGTCATAGAGTCCCGGCGCGCGGCCCGCCACCCAGCGCGCGGCCCTCAGCGCCCCTTGCGCGAACTGATCACGGTTCGTCGCGCGGTGGGTGAGCTCGATGCGCTCGCCCTCGCCGAAAAAGTAGACCGTGTGCTCGCCCACGACGTCCCCGCCACGCAGCGCCTGCACGCCAATCTCACCCGGCGGGCGGGCGCCCGTCTGCCCCTCGCGCGCGAAGGTGAGGTCGTCCTTCGAGCGGCCCAGCGCGTCCACCAGCACCTCCGCCAGCTTGAGCGCGGTGCCGCTGGGCGCGTCCTTCTTCATGCGGTGGTGCGCCTCCAGCACCTCCACGTCGAACGACGGGCCCAGCACGCGCGCCAGCTCCGCGGCCATGCGGATGACCAGGTTCACGCCCACGGACATGTTGGGCGCCGCGACGATGGGAATCCTCTTCGCGTGCGCCTCCAGCTGCGCGCGGCCCTCCGGCGTGAAGCCCGTGGTGCCCACCACCAGCGCCACGCCGCGCTCGGCGCAGACCTTCGCGTGGTGCAGCGTGGCCTCCGGGCCGGTGAAGTCCACGACGACGTCCGCCTTCGCGCCGTCCAGCGCGCGGCCCAGGTCGTCGTGAGCAATCACATCCAGCGGCGCGCCCAGCCGGGCCACGAGCCCCGCGTCCTGTCCTGCGAGGGGGCTGCCCGGGCGCACCGTGGCGCCCACCACCGGAAGGTCGCTGGCGGCCTTCGCCAGGCGCACCAGCGTGCTGCCCATGCGGCCGGAGATGCCGGTGATGACGGTGCGGGTCATGGCGCGTGTTTCCTTCTCAGGCCTTCAGCAGGCCCAGCCCGGACAGCTCGGCCTTCAGCTTCGCGGCGTTCGCCTCGCCCATGGGCACGAGCGGCAGCCGGACTTCCGGGCCGAACATGCCCATCAGGTGCAGCGCCCACTTCACCGGGATGGGGTTGGACTCCACGAAGAGCAGCCGGTGCAGCGCGTTCATCCGCACCTGGAGGCCGCGCGCCTTCGCGATGTCGTTGCTCCGCGCCGCCGCCACCAGGTCCGCCATCATGCGGGGCGCGACGTTGGAGGACACGGAGATGACGCCCTTGCCGCCGCACGCGAGGAAGGGCAGCACCGTGAAGTCGTCGCCGGACAACAGCGTCATCCGGTCGCCGCACTTCTCCACCAGGTCCACCGCGCGGATGAGGTTGCCCGTGGCCTCCTTCAGCGCCACGACCTCCGGGATGTCACACAGCTGGAGCACCGTCTCCGGCAAGAGGTCCACGCCCGTGCGGCCCGGCACGTTGTAGGCGATGAGCGGGAAGCCCGGGTGCGCCTTCGCGATGGCGCGGTAGTGCTCCACCAGGCCCGCCTGCGTGGGCTTGTTGTAGTAGGGCGTGACGATGAGCGCGCCGTTGGCGCCCACCTCGCGAGCGCGGCGCACGGACTCAATCGTCTCGCGCGTGCTGTTGCTGCCCGCGCCCGCCACCACCGGCACGCGGCCCTTCACCTCGTCCACGACGACGGCGATGGCGCGCGCGCGCTCGTCCGCGTCCATGGTCACGGCTTCGCCGGTGGTGCCCATGGGCAAGAGCACGTTCGTGCCGCCGTCCAGCTGGAAGCGCACCAGGGCCCGGAAGGCCCCCTCGTCCAGCGCGCCGTCGTGGAACGGAGTCGCCAGCGCCGTCATGGAGCCTTCGAAGGTCTTCATGCCGGCGCTTATACGTTCAGGCCCGCTCGCCGCGCCAGAGGTCCTCGACGCGCTCGCGCTCCCGCACGACACGCCAGGCCGCTCCGTCCACCAGCACCTCCGCCGGCCGGGGCCGCGAGTTGTAGGTGGAAGCCATGCTCATCCCGTAAGCCCCGGCGCTCATGAAGGCGTACAGGTCGTCCTGGCGGGGCAGCACCAGGGGGCGCGCCCGCGCGAGCACGTCCGTGGACTCACACACCGGCCCCACGACGTCCACCTCCACGTCCCGGCCGCGGCGCTTCACCACCGGCTGCAGGTCGTGGTGCGCTTCGTAGAGGGCCGGGCGCATCAGGTCGTTCATGCCCGCGTCCACCACGACGAAGGTCCGCGCCTCCGTGGGCTTCCTGTACAGCACGCGCGTGAGCAGCACGCCCGCGTTGCCCACGAGCGCCCGCCCGGGCTCCAACAGCAGCGTGGCCCCCGTGCCTTCCGTCGCGTTGAGTACCGTGCGCGCGTACTCCTGGGGGCTGGGCGGCGTTTCGTCCGAATAGGTGATGCCCAGCCCGCCGCCCACGTCCAGGTACTCCAGCGCGTGGCCCCGGGCCTTGAGCGTGACGTAGAGGTCCGCCACCTTGGTGAGGGCGGCCTTCATGGGGGCGGTGCGCGTGAGCTGCGAGCCGATGTGGCAGTCCAGCCCCAGCGCCTGGAGCCCCTTCATCTTCTTCGCCTTCGCGTAGAGGGCGACCGCCTCCTCGAAGGGCACGCCGAACTTGGACGTCTTCAGGCCGGTGGAGATGTAGCGGTGCGTGCGCGCGTCCACGTCCGGGTTCACGCGCAGGGCGAACGGCGCGCGCCTGCCCAGCTTGCGCCCCACGGCATCCAGCGCCTCCAGCTCCTCCGCGCTCTCCACGTTGAAGAGCAGGAGGCCCTGGGACAGCGCCTGGGCCATTTCGTCCGGCGTCTTGCCCACGCCCGCGAACACGGTCCTGCCCGGTTCGCCGCCGGCCTGCTTCACGCGCGCCAGCTCGCCGCCGGACACGATGTCGAAGCCGCTGCCCAGCCGGGCGAAGAGGCCCAGGATGGCCAGGTTGGAGTTGGCCTTCACCGAATAGCAGATGAGGTGCTTCTGCCCCTGGAACGCCTCCGTCACCGCCTGGAAGCGCTCCGTGAGCGCGGCGGTGGAGTAGACGTACGTGGGGGTGCCCACCGCGTCCGCGATGGCGGGCAGCGGCACCTGTTCGGCGTGCAGCACGCCCTTGCGGTGGTGGAAGACGCTCACTCGGGCAGCCCGGCGTCCGAGGTGGCCGGCGGCACCGTGGGGCCCGAGGGCTCCACGGGTCCGCGCGGCGACTGCTGCGCGGGCACCGTCTCCGCGGTGGGTGGGGGCAACGGCGCCGGACGGGGCGCGCGGGGACTGCCCTTGATACCGCACGCCACCAGCACGAGCGTCAGGCTGGTGGCGGCGCACAGCCGCGGGAGCGAGGAGCGCATGGGCTAGAACCGGATGGCCAGCATGCCGCGGATGGCGTGCGCGGTGCTGAGCTCCTGGCCCGGCAGGCCCAGGTCCTTCAGGCCGTCCAGCGGGAAGAGGATGCCGTAGTCGATGCCCGCCACGAAGCCGTCTTCCGTGACGTAGCGCGCGCCGATGTCCGCCTCCAGGCCCAGGCTCCTGCTGATGGAGGACGGCGTGGACTCCGCGTAGAACGCCTGCGAGTAGATGACGCTGCCGTAGACGTCGAAGCCCTCCGCGATGGAGTACTTGAGGCCCGGCTTCACGTAGAACGCGTCCGTGACGCCATTGAGGATGGACCGCCACAGGATGACGTCCACGCGGTAGTCGCGGTTGAAGCGGAAGTTGCGGATGGCGTTGTCGCTGCAGCCGCCGTTGTCGCAGCTGTACTGACGGCCCTCCACGTCGCCCGGCGCGGTGTTGCCGTCCGAGCCCGAGCCCTGGCGGCCCGGGTAGTTGCCGAAGCCCGGCGCCCTGTCACCTGAGGCGAAGCCCGCCTCGATGCCCAGGTGCAGCTTGTTCTCGATGACGTGGAACTCCGTCTGGAGCACGCCGCCGAACTGCGCCACGCGCAGCGACTGGGTGGTGGGCTCGTTGGCCGTGGTGGCGCGCCCTTCGATGGTGCCCAGCTGCGCGGCGAACTCCGCCTCGATGCGGAACTTCTTCTCCTGGTACTTGAACCACAGGTCCGGGATGTAGAGCGTGCCGCCGCGCGGGACGAACGTCGGCGTGGTGACGGTGACGGGGATGGAGGGGTTGGCGTCCTCGAAGGGGACGCCCGTCTCCGTCAGGGTGGCGTACCGCTGCGTGCGGTAGGTGAAGTACAGGCCGTAGTTGAGGACGCCCTGGTTGTTGTCCAGCTTGGCCTTCTGCTGCTGGTCGGTGTCGCGCCGCGCGATGGCCAGCACCAGGCTGTGCGCGTCGTCGGACTGGGTGAGGTCCACCGGCTCGCCCAGGGTGTTGGCCTTCTCCGTGGACAACCCCTCCGAGTTGAAGTCCAGCATGGGCGTCACGTACCAGCCGGCGAACGGCTCGGTGACGAACTGGATGCGGTCCACCGTGTCGCCGTAGTCGCAGTCCAGGCAGTTGCCGTCGTTGCGCAGCATGCCCAGGCCCCAGTGGCTGCCCATGCGGCCGAAGCGCAGGATGCCCACCGGCGTCGTCACCTCACCGTACGCGCGCCGCACGATGACGGAGTCCTTCCACGCGTTGACGGCGGAGTTGGACGGGGACTCGTTCTCGGAGAAGAGCGTGAAGTTGTTGCGCCCGTCCCCGCTGTAGGCGCTGTCCGGGTTGGAGCCCAAGAGGACGTTGTCCAGCGCGTCCACCTGCGCCTTGATGCGCACGTCCTCGGAGACGTTGAAGGACGGCTCCAGGCGGAAGCGCATGTTGGCGCCGGCCTGGGTCTGCTCGGAGGCGGAGCGCGGCGAGCGCGTCCACAGCTGGCGGCCCAGGGGCGTGCCGGAGGGCAGCGCGGGCTTGCCCAGGTCGAACTTGTAGAAGAGCACGGGGCGCACGCGCAGGTAGCCGTCCAGCGTGAACAGCTCCAGCTTGCGCTTCTCCTCCGTCCACTCCTCCTGCCAGTCGTTGTTGGCCACGGCCTGGGTGGCCGTCTGGGCGCGGATGTCCTCGCGCAGCTCCTGACGCGTGGCCTCCAGGCGCTGCTCCAGCTCCTCGCGGCTGACGGAACCTTCGGAGGTGGGGGCGGGGGAAACGGCGGCCGGAGCCGCGGGAGCCGCGGCGGGAGCCGACTCCTGGGGTGCCGAGGGCGTGGTGCCACCATCGGGCACCGGCGTCTGCGCGGTGGCCGTGGACGAGGCGACGAGCAGCGCCGCCAGCAGGACGTGAGACATGGTCAACGGTCTCCGGGGCCGCGATATGACGCGGCCGGGTGTAAAGGGCGGGCGATTCAAGCCATGCCCCCCTGGGGTGTCAACGTCTACGGGATCGGGGTTTCGGGCCGGCAACGGCGGAAGCCGGCCCCTTCCCCGCCGCCGTCCCCTTCCGGGACGCGCGGACAGCAACCGTGGAGAGCGGCTGACATTTCGGACAGAAATGCGTGGTGCGCCCACCCTGGGTGAAGGACTCCACGGTCGTACCGCACTTCGAGCAAGGCCCCTCAGCCCTTCCATAGACGCGGAAGCGGTTCACGGAGCCTGCCTCCTCCAGGTAGGTGATGTCCTCGCCCTCCTGCTCCTTGAAGGCGAAGTCGAAGGCGGCGTGGATGGCCCGGGCCAGGTGCTTCCAGTCGTCCGGCGTGAGGGTGCCGGGCTTGCGCGCCGGGTGGAGCCCCGCGCGGAAGAGCGCCTCCGCGGCGTGGATGTTGCCCAGGCCGGCGACGCGGCCCTGGTCCATCAGCGCCACCTTCAGGTCCTGCTTGGAGTCCCCCACCGCCTCCTGGAGCTGGGGGCCGGTGAGCCCTTCGGTCAGCGGGTCTATCCCCAGGGCCTTCACCGCGGGCAATTCCCACAATTCCTTCGCGGGCACGGGCTCCATGCGGCCGAAGAGGCGTGGATCACTGAAGTGGACCACGTGGCCGTCTTCCAGGTGGAAGCGGGCGCGGCTGTAGGGGACGGGCTCGCCCTCCTTGCGGCGCACGAACTTGCCCGTCATGCCCAGGTGGGCCATCAGGCCGTGGCCGCCCTCCAGGGTGATGAGCAGGTACTTCCCCTTGCGCTCCAGGGCCGTCACCCGCCCGGTGAGCCGGGTGAAGTGGGGCAGCTCCGCGCCCCGGAAGACGCGGGTCGCATCCGCTTCCGCGCGCACGATGCGGTGGCCCTTGAACCAGCGCTCCAGGTTGCGCCGGGCGATCTCCACTTCCGGTAGTTCAGGCATCCAGGCGCCGGGGCATACCACCGGACTGTTTCCGGTGCATGTCCCCCGGTGGATGGCGCTCCGGGAAGGTGCTTGCCCGGGATGCGCAGGCGCGGCTACGACGGGCCGGGAAAGCTTCCACCCACTGAGCAAAGAAGGGACGACGCACCCATGCAACGGATGGTCACCGCACTCTTGACCCTCACCCTGGCCTCGGGCCTCTCCACGGGCTGCACCAAGCAGCGCGTGGGCGCGGAGAAGGCGATCGCCAGTGTCCTCATCTCCGACGAGCAGGAGAACGAGCTCGGCCTCCAGGTGAAGAAGGAGCTCGAGACGAAGGAGAACATCAAGTACGTGGAGGACCCGGAGGTCCTGGCGTACGTCCGGGGCATCTCCCAGCCCATCCTCGCGCAGGCCAACAAGGACCGCTCCGGGGTGAAGTGGAAGGTCAACGTCATCAACGACCCGAAGACGGTCAACGCCTTCGCCACGCCGGGCGGCTTCCTCTACGTGTACACGGGCCTCCTGCTCGCGGCGGACACGGAGGCGGAGCTGGCGGGCGTGATGGCGCACGAGGCGGGCCACGTGGTGGGCCGGCACTCCGCGCGCGCCATGGTGAACGCCTACGGCCTGCAGGCCATCACCCAGGTGGCGCTGGGCCAGAACCCGGGCACCGCCGCGCAGATCGCCGCGCAGCTGGCGGGCGGCGGGCTGCAGCTGGCGCACGGCCGCAGTGAAGAGACGGAAGCGGACGAGTACGGCGCGAAGTACGCCTCCGCCGCGGGCTTCGACCCCAACGGCCTCATCACCTTCTTCCAGAAGCTCCAGAAGGAGCAGGGCTCCACGCCGGGCGTGCTCAAGTGGCTGTCCACGCACCCCACCAACGAGGACCGCATCGCGCACCTGCGGAAGATCATCGCGCAGCAGGGGCTCAAGGGTGACCGCAACACCGCGGGCGGGCTGACGGCCATCCAGGCGAAGCTGCCCAAGCAGTAGTCAGTCGCCCCTTCCGGGTCCCCGGCGCTCTCAGTGCACGGACGGGTTGTCGCTCCCGTCCGGCATGAGGCCCGGGGGCTCCGGGTCCTTGCCCTCCGCCACGCGGCGCTTGCGCCTGAACAGCGCGAGCCGCGTCTTCCGGGCGCTGGCGGCGCTCTTGGCCGCGCCGGGCGTCTTGAGGGGCGGCTCCAGGGGCGCGGGCTGGCCGAAGTCCCGCGCGCCCTTGGCCTTCCCCTCCGCGGAGGCGTGCTCGAGGATGGCGTTGAGCTCCCCTCCGAGGATGAAGATGAGCCCGGAGATGTAGAGCCACAAGAGCAGCACCACCACGCCACCGATGGAGCCGTAGGTGACGTCGTACTTGCCGAAGTGCTCCACGTACTGGGTGAAGCCCCAGGTGCTGCCCAGCCACGCCAGGGTGCCAATCACGGAGCCCGGGGTGATGTACTTGAAGCGCTGCTTCACGTCCGGCAGCAGGTAGTAGCAGAGCGACAGCATCAGCATCACCAGCGCCGCGGTGAAGGGCCAGCGCAGCCAGGACCAGACGAGGTGGAACTCGTCGATGAGCGCCAGCTTGTCCGCCACCCACGCCCCCACGCGCCCGCCCAGGAGCAGGATGGCGAAGGACAGGGGGATCAGCAGGCCGCCCATCAGCGTCACCAGCAGCGCCAGGCCCTGCGTCTTCCAGTAGGGCCGGGACTCCGACACGTCGTAGGCCAGGTTGAGCGCCTTGCGCAGGGCATCCACGCCGCGCGACGCGGTCCACAGCGCCACGACGAGACCCACGGTGAGCAGCCGGGGGCGCGTCTCGCCGACGATGGAGGTCAGGTGCTGGCTCACCACGCCCAGCGCGTCGCCGGGCACCAGCGGGCGGATGCGGTCCATCATCGCGTCCACGGCGCCGGGCGCGAACGGCATGTACGCCACCAGCGTGACGAGGAAGAACAGGAAGGGGAACAGGGAGAAGATGAAGTAGTAGGACAGCTGCGCCGCCACGTCGGTGACGGTGTCCTCTTCAATCTCCTTCCAGAAGCGCCGCGCGAACTCCCTCCACGTCAGGTACTTGAGCCGTGGCAGCCCCATGTGCTTCCCCCTCCGGGTCTGTGGGGAGCCAATGTGTGGACGGCCCGGCCATTCGGCAGCAGGCGGCCAGCCGAGCGCTCGCGGCCGGAGGCACCAGGCGCTGTGCCGGGTGTTGAACGCTAGACGAGGCCGGAGGGCAGGTAGCGGCCCAGCAGCGGACGCAGGCGGCTCTTCACTTCGGCGGGGATGCGGGTGCGGTCGGTGAAGATGGCCAGCGCCAGCGCGCTGGCACAGCGGCAGGCGGTGGGCGTGCTCGCGATGCGGGGCAGCGCGCGGCGCAGGAGCGCGGCGCCATGGGCGGTGACGGCGTCCAGCCGCTGGGTGAACTGCGGCAGGAGCGCTTCGGGTTCCTGGCCCGCGGGCTGCGAGCGCCAGGAGTCGTGGTCGGTGGGCAGCGCGATGAGGGCGTAGTGCAGCTCAGCCTCGCGGGCGAGCCGCGCCTCCGGCATGGCGGTGAGCCCCACCAGGTCCCCGCCCCACGTGCGGTACAGCTGGCTCTCCGCCTGGGTGCTCAGGGAGGGGCCCTCGATGCAGACGTAGGTCGCGGAGGAGTGCACCTCCGTGTCGCTCCTGGGGGCCGCGTCGATGAGCGTCTGGCGCAGGGTGGCGCAGAAGGGCTGGGCCAGCTCCACGTGCACGGCGACGTCGTCGTAGAAGGTGCAGGGGCGGCGGTAGGTCCGGTCGATGACCTGATCCGGCAGGGCCAGGTGCAGCGGCTGGATGGCGTCACGCAGGCTGCCGACAGTGCCGGTGGCGATGACGTGGGTGACGCCGAGCGACTTCAGGGCGAAGAGGTTGGCGCGGTAGGGGGCGCGGGTGGCGTTGTGGACGTGGCCCTGGCCGTGGCGGAAGACGAAGACGATGGGGACACCGTCCAGCTCCGTGGCGATGAATGGGGCGCTGTGGGGCCCGAAGGGCGTCTCCACGGAGAGGTGTTCGCCGCGCCCCTGGAGTCCCAGGGCCTGGTAGAGGGCCTGGCCCCCGATGATGCCCACCTTGACCGCCGCCATGCGTCTCCTCTCGCCCGGTCGCCGGGCGTGGGCCTGACGATATCGCGGGGGGCTCGCCCAGGAAGCGCGGAAGACTGGTAGCTTTCACATTTGCCATGCGTCTTCTTCCGCGCCTCGTTGTCCTCAGCGTCCTGTTTGGAACCCCTGCCCTGGCCGGTCCCGTCCCGCCCGGCTGCGAGGAGGACGCCACCACGTGCAAGGAGGACTGCACCATCGAGTACGGCGGCAACGGCGCCGCCCTCAAGAAGCTGACGCGCTGTTTCGACGGCTGCCTGGAGACTCGCACCCAGTGCACCCGTCGGTTCAACGCGGTGAACAACCGGGCGCCGGACGCACCGGAGGCCGCGCCCGAGCGCCGGACGAGCAAGACGGAAGCGGCCAAGCTGCGCGAAATCCAGGAGAAGGACCGCCGCCGCGAGGAGGACCCGTTCGGCGACGAGGAGAACAAGCAGCCGCGCGCGAGGCCGGTGCGCGACTCCTACGATGATCCGCCGGAGCCGCCCCCGGAGCGCACGGGCTACCGCGCGTCGGACGAGAAGCCCGCGAAGAACAACGGGCGGCAGCAGGCAGCCGTCC
This DNA window, taken from Corallococcus coralloides DSM 2259, encodes the following:
- a CDS encoding TIGR04551 family protein; amino-acid sequence: MSHVLLAALLVASSTATAQTPVPDGGTTPSAPQESAPAAAPAAPAAVSPAPTSEGSVSREELEQRLEATRQELREDIRAQTATQAVANNDWQEEWTEEKRKLELFTLDGYLRVRPVLFYKFDLGKPALPSGTPLGRQLWTRSPRSASEQTQAGANMRFRLEPSFNVSEDVRIKAQVDALDNVLLGSNPDSAYSGDGRNNFTLFSENESPSNSAVNAWKDSVIVRRAYGEVTTPVGILRFGRMGSHWGLGMLRNDGNCLDCDYGDTVDRIQFVTEPFAGWYVTPMLDFNSEGLSTEKANTLGEPVDLTQSDDAHSLVLAIARRDTDQQQKAKLDNNQGVLNYGLYFTYRTQRYATLTETGVPFEDANPSIPVTVTTPTFVPRGGTLYIPDLWFKYQEKKFRIEAEFAAQLGTIEGRATTANEPTTQSLRVAQFGGVLQTEFHVIENKLHLGIEAGFASGDRAPGFGNYPGRQGSGSDGNTAPGDVEGRQYSCDNGGCSDNAIRNFRFNRDYRVDVILWRSILNGVTDAFYVKPGLKYSIAEGFDVYGSVIYSQAFYAESTPSSISRSLGLEADIGARYVTEDGFVAGIDYGILFPLDGLKDLGLPGQELSTAHAIRGMLAIRF
- the dapA gene encoding 4-hydroxy-tetrahydrodipicolinate synthase → MKTFEGSMTALATPFHDGALDEGAFRALVRFQLDGGTNVLLPMGTTGEAVTMDADERARAIAVVVDEVKGRVPVVAGAGSNSTRETIESVRRAREVGANGALIVTPYYNKPTQAGLVEHYRAIAKAHPGFPLIAYNVPGRTGVDLLPETVLQLCDIPEVVALKEATGNLIRAVDLVEKCGDRMTLLSGDDFTVLPFLACGGKGVISVSSNVAPRMMADLVAAARSNDIAKARGLQVRMNALHRLLFVESNPIPVKWALHLMGMFGPEVRLPLVPMGEANAAKLKAELSGLGLLKA
- a CDS encoding MTAP family purine nucleoside phosphorylase, with the translated sequence MAAVKVGIIGGQALYQALGLQGRGEHLSVETPFGPHSAPFIATELDGVPIVFVFRHGQGHVHNATRAPYRANLFALKSLGVTHVIATGTVGSLRDAIQPLHLALPDQVIDRTYRRPCTFYDDVAVHVELAQPFCATLRQTLIDAAPRSDTEVHSSATYVCIEGPSLSTQAESQLYRTWGGDLVGLTAMPEARLAREAELHYALIALPTDHDSWRSQPAGQEPEALLPQFTQRLDAVTAHGAALLRRALPRIASTPTACRCASALALAIFTDRTRIPAEVKSRLRPLLGRYLPSGLV
- the mutM gene encoding bifunctional DNA-formamidopyrimidine glycosylase/DNA-(apurinic or apyrimidinic site) lyase, with the protein product MPELPEVEIARRNLERWFKGHRIVRAEADATRVFRGAELPHFTRLTGRVTALERKGKYLLITLEGGHGLMAHLGMTGKFVRRKEGEPVPYSRARFHLEDGHVVHFSDPRLFGRMEPVPAKELWELPAVKALGIDPLTEGLTGPQLQEAVGDSKQDLKVALMDQGRVAGLGNIHAAEALFRAGLHPARKPGTLTPDDWKHLARAIHAAFDFAFKEQEGEDITYLEEAGSVNRFRVYGRAEGPCSKCGTTVESFTQGGRTTHFCPKCQPLSTVAVRASRKGTAAGKGPASAVAGPKPRSRRR
- a CDS encoding fumarylacetoacetate hydrolase family protein, producing MTARYCRFQVEGRASYGRVDGNEVVVLTAAPWAGGKETGLRRSLQGLTLLTPSDASKVVCIGQNYRKHAEEMGKPIPTEPLIFTKPSTALNGPGSPIRIPKASQEVHYEAELALVISERLKNADEATAARAIWGLTCFNDVTARDIQRKEIQHTRAKGYDTFACAGPWAVTGLSPADLRVVCRVNGQVRQDGRTSDMVFSAARLVSFISHIMTLLPGDLVSTGTPSGVGALKAGDTVEVELEGIGTLVNPVEMEP
- a CDS encoding YihY/virulence factor BrkB family protein; this encodes MGLPRLKYLTWREFARRFWKEIEEDTVTDVAAQLSYYFIFSLFPFLFFLVTLVAYMPFAPGAVDAMMDRIRPLVPGDALGVVSQHLTSIVGETRPRLLTVGLVVALWTASRGVDALRKALNLAYDVSESRPYWKTQGLALLVTLMGGLLIPLSFAILLLGGRVGAWVADKLALIDEFHLVWSWLRWPFTAALVMLMLSLCYYLLPDVKQRFKYITPGSVIGTLAWLGSTWGFTQYVEHFGKYDVTYGSIGGVVVLLLWLYISGLIFILGGELNAILEHASAEGKAKGARDFGQPAPLEPPLKTPGAAKSAASARKTRLALFRRKRRVAEGKDPEPPGLMPDGSDNPSVH
- the lysA gene encoding diaminopimelate decarboxylase; its protein translation is MSVFHHRKGVLHAEQVPLPAIADAVGTPTYVYSTAALTERFQAVTEAFQGQKHLICYSVKANSNLAILGLFARLGSGFDIVSGGELARVKQAGGEPGRTVFAGVGKTPDEMAQALSQGLLLFNVESAEELEALDAVGRKLGRRAPFALRVNPDVDARTHRYISTGLKTSKFGVPFEEAVALYAKAKKMKGLQALGLDCHIGSQLTRTAPMKAALTKVADLYVTLKARGHALEYLDVGGGLGITYSDETPPSPQEYARTVLNATEGTGATLLLEPGRALVGNAGVLLTRVLYRKPTEARTFVVVDAGMNDLMRPALYEAHHDLQPVVKRRGRDVEVDVVGPVCESTDVLARARPLVLPRQDDLYAFMSAGAYGMSMASTYNSRPRPAEVLVDGAAWRVVRERERVEDLWRGERA
- a CDS encoding M48 family metallopeptidase, encoding MQRMVTALLTLTLASGLSTGCTKQRVGAEKAIASVLISDEQENELGLQVKKELETKENIKYVEDPEVLAYVRGISQPILAQANKDRSGVKWKVNVINDPKTVNAFATPGGFLYVYTGLLLAADTEAELAGVMAHEAGHVVGRHSARAMVNAYGLQAITQVALGQNPGTAAQIAAQLAGGGLQLAHGRSEETEADEYGAKYASAAGFDPNGLITFFQKLQKEQGSTPGVLKWLSTHPTNEDRIAHLRKIIAQQGLKGDRNTAGGLTAIQAKLPKQ
- the dapB gene encoding 4-hydroxy-tetrahydrodipicolinate reductase, which translates into the protein MTRTVITGISGRMGSTLVRLAKAASDLPVVGATVRPGSPLAGQDAGLVARLGAPLDVIAHDDLGRALDGAKADVVVDFTGPEATLHHAKVCAERGVALVVGTTGFTPEGRAQLEAHAKRIPIVAAPNMSVGVNLVIRMAAELARVLGPSFDVEVLEAHHRMKKDAPSGTALKLAEVLVDALGRSKDDLTFAREGQTGARPPGEIGVQALRGGDVVGEHTVYFFGEGERIELTHRATNRDQFAQGALRAARWVAGRAPGLYDMADVLGLQGKT